From a single Carassius carassius chromosome 8, fCarCar2.1, whole genome shotgun sequence genomic region:
- the LOC132144822 gene encoding E3 SUMO-protein ligase ZBED1-like, protein MASASTEQSVTDTAATLISKRNSTSVVWNYFGFKKEDAAQLQVLCRACRAPVATSRGNTTNLFQHLKKYHKSMYDSCMTKIPSTSAPDRPNTSRQGSLTEMFESVTPYERNSKRHGEITRAITEFIAKDMMPLSTMTKPGFVALTYTLDKRYNIPSRTYFSQTAIPELYKKCKEKVAAEVKTVEFFASTTDMWSSRTAEPYQSLTVHFIDEDFNLRARCLQTTYFPDDHTGENIAAGLREGLASWDLHEENHVCITTDNASNMVLAARLNEWTRLQCFGHRLHLAIENALKDDRVSRATALCRKLVGHFSHSWKKKAALMEAQRELKLPEHNLITECPTRWGSKEMMIARVLEQAKAISQVLSGDRYARSLIPTWQDIDVLESIHKALHPLLEFTDALSGEEYVSISYLKPVLHLFATSVLAEDAEDTDLTKSIKTKVLAYLNNKYGDPNIQELLDVACFLDPRFKIQYISTDNIPAIKTRLKTEMVDLAQRTYHREKRSRTETVQMPQSAQPLGEKAKRSLGSFFKTSAASPSLPVEDVAEAELNNYLMTPTIDGEDDPLAWWRVHKISYPQLCIMARKYLCVPATSAPSERLFSTGGNIVTCTRSSLKPAKVNILVFLAKNL, encoded by the exons ATGGCCTCTGCCTCGACGGAACAGTCAGTAACTGACACAGCTGCGACTTTAATCTCAAAGAGGAACAGCACGTCGGTGGTGTGGAActattttggtttcaaaaaaGAAGATGCTGCACAGCTTCAGGTGTTATGCAGAGCATGCCGTGCTCCCGTTGCGACTTCACGGGGTAACACTACAAACTTGTTTCAGCACTTAAAAAAATACCACAAATCAATGTATGACAGTTGTATGACCAAAATACCGAGCACCAGTGCGCCAGACAGGCCAAATACCTCAAGACAGGGATCACTGACCGAAATGTTCGAAAGTGTCACTCCGTATGAACGTAATTCAAAACGGCACGGGGAAATCACTCGGGCAATAACCGAGTTCATAGCCAAAGATATGATGCCTCTCAGCACGATGACCAAGCCTGGATTCGTGGCATTGACATATACGCTTGATAAACGGTACAATATACCCTCCCGTACATACTTCAGTCAGACTGCCATACCGGAGCTGTACAAAAAGTGTAAAGAGAAAGTCGCCGCGGAGGTTAAAACGGTGGAGTTTTTTGCTAGCACTACAGATATGTGGTCAAGCCGCACAGCTGAGCCTTACCAGAGTCTTACAGTCCATTTTATTGATGAAGATTTCAACCTCAGAGCTCGCTGCCTACAAACTACCTACTTCCCAGACGACCACACAGGGGAAAATATTGCAGCCGGCCTGAGAGAAGGGCTTGCCAGCTGGGATCTCCACGAGGAGAATCACGTCTGCATCACGACGGACAACGCGTCAAATATGGTTCTGGCTGCGCGGCTTAATGAATGGACGAGGCTCCAGTGTTTTGGGCACAGATTACATCTTGCCATTG AAAATGCACTCAAAGATGACAGAGTGTCAAGGGCAACAGCACTGTGCAGGAAGCTGGTGGGACACTTTTCCCACAGTTGGAAGAAGAAGGCAGCACTGATGGAGGCACAGAGGGAGCTCAAACTCCCTGAGCACAACCTCATAACGGAGTGCCCAACAAGATGGGGATCTAAAGAAATGATGATTGCTAGAGTGCTTGAACAGGCCAAAGCCATTTCTCAGGTATTGTCTGGAGATCGATATGCACGCTCCCTCATCCCAACCTGGCAAGATATTGATGTGTTGGAGTCGATTCACAAGGCACTGCATCCTCTACTGGAATTTACTGATGCTCTTTCTGGAGAGGAGTATGTGAGCATCTCCTACCTCAAGCCAGTTCTTCACCTTTTTGCCACATCAGTCCTGGCTGAAGATGCTGAGGACACTGACCTGACTAAATCAATAAAAACCAAAGTCCTAGCATACCTCAATAATAAATATGGAGACCCAAACATCCAGGAGCTTTTGGATGTTGCCTGTTTCCTGGACCCTAGGTTCAAAATACAGTACATCAGTACTGACAACATCCCTGCTATCAAGACCCGACTGAAGACAGAGATGGTAGACTTAGCACAGCGTACATATCATCGG GAGAAGAGGTCTCGTACTGAAACTGTTCAGATGCCTCAAAGTGCACAGCCCTTGGGGGAAAAGGCGAAGAGGTCTCTTGGCAGTTTTTTCAAGACCAGTGCAGCCTCTCCTTCTTTGCCTGTTGAAGATGTCGCAGAGGCAGAGTTAAACAATTACCTGATGACTCCTACCATTGATGGAGAAGATGATCCCTTGGCTTGGTGGAGGGTGCACAAGATCAGCTACCCACAGTTGTGCATCATGGCCCGCAAGTATCTTTGTGTACCTGCCACAAGCGCTCCCTCAGAGCGTCTTTTTAGCACAGGAGGGAATATTGTGACTTGCACTCGCTCATCCTTGAAGCCAGCAAAAGTCAATATTCTGGTTTTCTTAGCAAAAAACCTGTGA